One Nitrospira sp. DNA window includes the following coding sequences:
- a CDS encoding phosphoenolpyruvate phosphomutase, with protein MSSTTGITTSKQFRKLLFSEQLEFICEAHNGLSAKIVQEAGFRGIWASGLSISAQFGVRDNNEASWTQVLENLEFMSDATRIPILLDGDTGYGNFNNMQRLVRKLEQRNIAAVCIEDKLFPKTNSFIKGGAQPLADMQEFCGKIKAGKDAQNDPDFCIIARVEAFICGWGLAEALRRAEAYHQAGADGILIHSALSVPDEILAFKQEWGNRCPVVIVPTKYYATPTDVFRQHGFSMVIWANHMLRSAVAAMQKTARTLKEQEHLLSIEDRVVSVAEIFRLQNAGELQEAEERYLPRGAEGTTAIVLAASRGDELGELTEQQPKTMVQIQGTPILSHIVDAYNAVGIKDITVVRGYKKEAVNLPNLTYVDNEDFADTGELVSLLKALRSRKGPAQSTIISYGDVLFNKYIPQTLCQESDDCVIFVDSNWQEQGSYARLGGFTECSLPNSRKAFNAKIYLKRLGDGVPKDAIHGVWMGFLKVSPAAAAFITGTIEELLAQPGNRKAGIPRLLQELLKRDYPIRVLYTAGHWLDINSLEDVVQAGNF; from the coding sequence ATGAGTTCGACCACAGGCATCACCACATCAAAGCAATTCAGGAAGCTCCTCTTCTCCGAACAGCTGGAATTCATCTGTGAAGCCCATAACGGCCTCAGCGCGAAAATCGTACAGGAAGCGGGGTTTCGCGGCATCTGGGCCAGCGGCCTCTCCATTTCGGCCCAGTTCGGGGTCCGCGACAACAACGAAGCCAGCTGGACCCAGGTGTTGGAGAACCTGGAATTCATGTCCGATGCGACCAGGATCCCCATCCTGCTGGACGGCGACACGGGCTACGGCAACTTCAACAACATGCAGCGGCTCGTCCGCAAGCTCGAACAGCGCAACATCGCCGCCGTCTGCATCGAAGACAAGCTCTTCCCCAAGACCAACAGTTTCATCAAGGGAGGCGCCCAACCCCTGGCCGACATGCAGGAGTTTTGCGGAAAGATCAAGGCGGGCAAGGACGCGCAGAACGACCCGGATTTCTGCATCATCGCCAGGGTGGAAGCCTTCATTTGCGGCTGGGGCTTGGCGGAGGCGTTGCGGCGCGCCGAGGCCTACCACCAGGCAGGCGCCGACGGCATCCTCATCCACAGCGCCCTGTCGGTGCCCGACGAGATCCTCGCATTCAAGCAGGAATGGGGGAACCGCTGCCCGGTCGTCATCGTGCCCACGAAGTATTACGCGACACCGACGGATGTGTTCCGGCAACATGGCTTTTCGATGGTGATCTGGGCCAACCACATGCTGCGGTCGGCCGTCGCCGCCATGCAGAAGACCGCGCGCACCTTAAAAGAACAGGAGCACCTGCTCTCCATCGAGGACAGGGTCGTCTCCGTGGCCGAAATCTTCCGCCTGCAGAACGCAGGAGAACTGCAGGAGGCCGAAGAACGGTATCTGCCCCGCGGTGCCGAGGGCACCACCGCCATCGTGCTGGCCGCCTCGCGCGGTGACGAGTTGGGCGAACTCACCGAGCAGCAGCCCAAGACCATGGTCCAGATCCAGGGCACCCCGATCCTGTCGCACATCGTGGACGCCTACAATGCGGTGGGGATCAAGGACATCACGGTGGTGCGGGGCTATAAGAAGGAAGCCGTCAACCTTCCCAACCTCACCTATGTCGATAACGAAGATTTCGCGGACACCGGTGAGCTGGTCTCTCTACTGAAGGCGCTTCGATCCCGCAAGGGCCCGGCGCAGAGCACGATCATTTCCTACGGCGACGTGCTGTTCAACAAATACATTCCCCAGACCCTCTGCCAGGAATCGGACGATTGCGTGATCTTCGTCGACAGCAACTGGCAGGAGCAGGGCAGCTATGCCCGCCTGGGCGGCTTCACCGAATGCAGCCTGCCCAATTCACGGAAGGCCTTCAACGCCAAGATCTATCTCAAGCGACTCGGAGACGGGGTCCCCAAAGACGCGATCCACGGAGTCTGGATGGGGTTCCTCAAGGTTTCGCCCGCCGCGGCCGCCTTCATCACCGGCACCATCGAGGAACTCTTGGCGCAGCCCGGCAACCGTAAGGCTGGCATCCCCCGACTGCTCCAGGAATTATTGAAGCGGGACTATCCGATCCGCGTGCTCTACACCGCCGGCCATTGGCTCGACATCAACAGCCTGGAGGACGTGGTGCAGGCGGGGAATTTCTAA
- a CDS encoding Molybdopterin synthase catalytic subunit MoaE, with amino-acid sequence MSLEQVTQADRPVTDDEAMLVRVQREDFSIDEELGRVRRRSKRIGGIAMFLGTARDRSKGRDVDGITFEHYEGMAQKKLREIRERALKDFEVIEVLVLHRYGEIGIGENIVLIIVGAEHRAEAFRACKWAIDELKQITPIWKLEHTPEGEVWVEEHP; translated from the coding sequence ATGAGTCTTGAACAGGTTACCCAGGCTGATCGGCCCGTCACGGACGACGAGGCGATGCTCGTCCGCGTGCAACGAGAAGACTTCTCGATCGACGAAGAACTCGGCCGTGTGCGCCGGCGCTCGAAACGGATCGGCGGCATCGCCATGTTTCTGGGCACCGCCCGCGACCGTTCCAAGGGGCGCGATGTGGACGGCATTACCTTCGAACATTACGAAGGCATGGCGCAGAAAAAGCTGCGCGAGATTCGTGAGCGGGCCCTGAAGGATTTCGAGGTGATCGAGGTGTTGGTCCTGCATCGGTACGGAGAGATCGGCATCGGAGAAAACATCGTCTTGATCATCGTGGGGGCCGAGCATCGCGCCGAGGCCTTCCGCGCCTGTAAGTGGGCGATCGACGAATTGAAGCAGATCACGCCGATCTGGAAACTCGAACATACTCCCGAAGGGGAGGTGTGGGTCGAGGAGCATCCATAA
- a CDS encoding ADP-ribose 1-phosphate phophatase related protein, translating into MIRNATGNLLQTDAEALVNTVNCDGFMGKGIALQFKQAWPENFDAYAKACRAKEVHPGHMLVWESGRMVNPRYIINFPTKRHWREKSRLEDIRNGLRALVQDIRRLGIRSIAVPPLGCGNGGLDWQAVRPLIEAAFAELPDTQVHLFSPLGAPEAKTMPINTRRPEMTISRALFVKVMHQYESLSYRLTLLEIQKLMYFLQEAGEPLRLRFEAGTYGPYAANLNKVLERIEGHLIRGYGDSQKPDTEIELLPDAAKEADLYLSQHPLPIARMNRVSNLIQGFETPYGMELLSSVHWVCTHSKPKATTPEAAIESVHGWNERKQKMFRPEHIRVAYQRLRELAWIAK; encoded by the coding sequence ATGATTCGTAACGCTACAGGCAACCTCCTTCAAACTGACGCGGAAGCCCTCGTCAATACCGTTAACTGCGACGGTTTCATGGGCAAAGGTATTGCTTTGCAGTTCAAGCAAGCCTGGCCTGAAAACTTCGATGCTTACGCCAAGGCCTGTCGAGCGAAGGAGGTTCATCCAGGACATATGCTTGTTTGGGAATCGGGCCGAATGGTCAATCCCAGATACATCATTAATTTCCCGACGAAGCGGCATTGGCGAGAAAAGTCCCGGCTTGAGGACATCCGAAACGGTCTCCGTGCGTTGGTCCAAGATATTCGGCGGCTGGGAATCCGCTCGATTGCAGTACCTCCGCTAGGCTGTGGGAATGGCGGTTTGGACTGGCAAGCTGTTCGCCCACTCATTGAAGCGGCTTTTGCTGAGTTGCCTGATACGCAGGTGCACTTGTTCAGTCCTTTAGGCGCGCCAGAAGCGAAGACCATGCCGATCAACACGAGAAGGCCGGAGATGACCATCAGCCGTGCTCTATTCGTGAAGGTTATGCACCAGTATGAGTCTTTGAGTTACCGACTCACCCTTCTTGAGATCCAAAAGCTGATGTACTTTCTTCAGGAGGCAGGAGAGCCTCTTCGCTTACGGTTCGAGGCGGGGACCTATGGCCCGTATGCTGCAAACCTGAACAAAGTCTTGGAGCGAATTGAGGGACATCTCATCCGTGGGTATGGCGATAGCCAGAAGCCTGACACTGAAATTGAATTGCTTCCTGATGCGGCGAAAGAGGCTGATTTATACCTGAGCCAGCATCCCTTGCCAATCGCCCGAATGAACCGCGTGAGTAACCTTATTCAAGGATTCGAGACTCCCTACGGCATGGAACTTCTCTCATCAGTTCACTGGGTTTGCACTCATAGTAAGCCAAAGGCAACTACACCAGAGGCAGCTATAGAGTCAGTGCATGGGTGGAACGAGAGAAAACAGAAGATGTTTCGCCCCGAGCATATCCGTGTTGCGTACCAGCGTCTCCGTGAGCTTGCTTGGATAGCCAAGTGA
- a CDS encoding Type I restriction-modification system, specificity subunit S, which yields MLDDTKARWPLKPLSEVVDLNPRLDKSAYRDDLEVSFVPMAAVEAGSGRMDVSQTKQFSAVKKGYTPFKESDVLFAKITPCMENGKMAVVPRLTSELGFGSTEFHVLRPHERVDSRFIYYFVSSQNFRREAAHRMTGAVGQKRVPQSFLEEALIPVPLFDDQRRIVAEIEKKFSRLDEAVANLKRVKVNLKRYKASVLKAAVEGKLTEAWRKQHPDIEPASKLLERILAERRAKWNGRGKYKEPSAPDTSALPELPDLWGWATMPQLGELNRGKSKHRPRNDLKLFGGPYPFIQTGDVKRSGGFVRSHSQTYNESGLAQSRLWPAGTLCITIAANIAETGILTYSACFPDSVVGFVLDSAPVTVRLIDLFFRTEREEIARFAPATAQKNINLEILSAVAIPIPPFEEQKEIVAEVERRLSVIDELEATVQANLTRAACMRHAILSQAFAGKLLSKGARG from the coding sequence ATGTTGGACGACACAAAGGCTAGGTGGCCACTGAAGCCATTGTCTGAAGTCGTAGACCTCAATCCACGCCTGGATAAGTCCGCCTATCGAGACGATCTCGAAGTATCGTTCGTGCCGATGGCTGCTGTCGAAGCGGGCAGTGGACGGATGGACGTTTCTCAGACGAAACAATTCTCTGCGGTTAAGAAAGGGTACACACCGTTTAAGGAGAGCGATGTTCTGTTCGCCAAGATCACACCGTGCATGGAAAATGGAAAAATGGCGGTCGTGCCGAGGCTGACAAGCGAATTAGGTTTCGGATCGACTGAGTTTCATGTTCTTCGCCCACATGAAAGAGTTGATTCTCGTTTTATTTACTACTTCGTTTCGAGCCAAAACTTTCGGCGGGAAGCAGCACATCGGATGACTGGAGCAGTAGGCCAGAAACGCGTGCCGCAGTCTTTTCTAGAAGAGGCATTGATTCCAGTCCCACTCTTTGATGATCAAAGACGCATCGTCGCGGAGATAGAAAAGAAGTTCTCCCGCCTCGACGAAGCCGTTGCCAACCTCAAGCGCGTCAAGGTCAACCTCAAACGCTACAAGGCTTCCGTTCTCAAAGCCGCCGTCGAAGGGAAGCTGACCGAAGCCTGGCGCAAGCAGCATCCCGACATTGAACCAGCCAGCAAACTCCTCGAACGCATCCTGGCCGAACGAAGGGCGAAGTGGAATGGCAGAGGGAAATACAAAGAGCCGTCCGCGCCGGACACATCCGCGCTGCCTGAACTTCCAGATCTGTGGGGTTGGGCAACAATGCCACAACTAGGTGAGCTGAACCGCGGCAAATCGAAACACCGGCCCCGAAACGATCTCAAGCTATTTGGAGGTCCGTATCCCTTTATTCAGACCGGCGATGTGAAACGCTCTGGCGGGTTTGTTCGTTCTCACAGCCAGACGTACAACGAATCAGGCTTAGCACAAAGCCGTCTGTGGCCAGCAGGAACCTTGTGCATTACTATCGCGGCCAATATTGCGGAGACAGGTATTCTGACTTACTCGGCATGCTTTCCAGATAGCGTAGTGGGTTTTGTTTTAGATAGTGCTCCTGTGACCGTCCGCCTTATCGATTTGTTCTTTCGGACCGAGAGAGAGGAAATCGCAAGATTTGCCCCAGCGACAGCGCAGAAGAATATCAATCTTGAAATCCTTTCTGCAGTCGCCATTCCGATTCCTCCATTTGAAGAGCAAAAGGAAATTGTTGCCGAAGTCGAGCGCCGCCTGTCCGTCATCGACGAACTCGAAGCCACCGTCCAAGCCAATCTCACCCGCGCCGCCTGTATGCGGCACGCCATCCTTTCACAGGCGTTTGCTGGGAAGCTCCTATCCAAGGGAGCGCGTGGGTAA
- a CDS encoding Nickel transporter UreH, which produces MVDPHTLTILSLGFVLGLRHALDADHLAALSTVLAERPTVQASTTIGFFWGLGHTLMLLCVGTLLLALNLTIPESLATLFEFAVGIMLVGLGLSLGRRIYREQWHVHAHDHGGRPHVHLHSHHLQPDHAHGHWYQGSLRPLLIGMAHGLAGSAALMLIVLSTVTGVGQGIGYIVIFGVGSILGMVGVGAVLSLPVVYSVAVGPRAYRMVQGLACLASIGLGLLMMVRIGLGGGWS; this is translated from the coding sequence ATGGTCGATCCCCATACCCTGACAATTCTGAGTCTCGGATTCGTGCTGGGGCTGCGCCACGCCTTAGACGCGGACCATCTCGCCGCCCTGTCCACCGTGCTGGCGGAACGGCCGACGGTGCAGGCTTCCACCACCATCGGGTTTTTCTGGGGACTCGGGCACACGCTCATGCTGCTCTGTGTCGGAACTCTGCTGCTGGCGTTGAACCTCACCATCCCCGAATCGCTGGCGACCCTGTTCGAGTTTGCCGTGGGGATCATGTTGGTGGGACTGGGCCTCTCGCTGGGCCGCCGGATCTATCGGGAACAATGGCATGTCCATGCGCACGACCACGGGGGAAGGCCGCATGTGCACCTGCACAGCCATCACCTGCAGCCGGATCACGCGCACGGACATTGGTACCAGGGATCGTTGCGTCCTCTGTTGATCGGTATGGCGCATGGGCTCGCCGGATCGGCGGCGCTCATGCTGATCGTGCTCTCGACGGTGACGGGGGTCGGTCAGGGCATCGGCTATATCGTGATCTTCGGCGTCGGGTCGATTCTCGGCATGGTCGGCGTCGGGGCGGTGCTCAGCCTGCCGGTCGTCTATTCGGTGGCGGTGGGGCCCAGAGCCTATCGGATGGTGCAGGGACTGGCCTGTCTCGCGAGCATCGGGTTGGGGCTGTTGATGATGGTGCGGATCGGGTTGGGCGGAGGCTGGTCGTAG
- a CDS encoding GTP 3',8-cyclase has translation MDHDAPIDTPVPTIHDRLGRPLRSLRLSVTDRCNLRCKYCMPEDDYAWLPRDTILTFEEMAELTAVFTELGVDKVRLTGGEPLLRRDLPRFVRQLSENRRISEIALTSNGVLMADQAADLSFAGLNRVTISLDTLRADRFRALTKRDLHHQVFDGIKAVVQAGFPSLKFDTVVIKGYNDDELVDLIEYGKTVGGEVRFIEYMDVGGATDWSMDQVLSKAEMLDRVGRHYGGVEPVVQNSTAPAERFVLPDGTVFGIIPSTTTPFCRTCDRSRLTADGMWYLCLYAKDGLDLREPLRAGRSREELKTLITSAWQGRTDRGAEERKALETLGLREQRLIEINRLREDPHLEMHARGG, from the coding sequence ATGGATCACGACGCGCCGATCGATACACCAGTTCCCACGATCCACGACCGGCTGGGGCGTCCGCTCCGGAGCCTGCGGCTGTCGGTCACGGACCGCTGCAACCTGCGCTGCAAGTATTGCATGCCGGAAGACGACTACGCCTGGCTGCCGCGCGATACCATCCTCACCTTCGAGGAGATGGCTGAACTCACGGCGGTCTTTACCGAGCTGGGGGTGGACAAGGTCCGCCTCACGGGAGGCGAGCCGCTGTTGCGTCGAGACCTGCCGCGCTTTGTCCGGCAGCTTTCCGAGAATCGCCGCATCAGCGAAATCGCCCTGACCAGCAACGGCGTGCTCATGGCGGACCAGGCCGCCGATCTCTCGTTCGCCGGTTTGAACCGGGTGACGATCAGCCTGGATACCCTGCGCGCCGACCGGTTCCGCGCCTTGACCAAGCGGGATCTCCACCATCAGGTCTTCGATGGGATCAAGGCGGTCGTGCAGGCGGGGTTTCCCTCGTTGAAATTCGATACGGTCGTCATCAAGGGGTACAACGACGATGAACTCGTCGACCTCATCGAGTACGGGAAAACGGTCGGCGGCGAGGTGCGGTTCATCGAGTACATGGACGTCGGCGGGGCCACGGACTGGTCCATGGACCAGGTGCTTTCGAAGGCCGAGATGTTGGATCGAGTGGGGCGCCACTATGGCGGGGTCGAGCCGGTCGTTCAGAACAGTACGGCGCCGGCTGAACGGTTCGTCCTACCGGACGGCACGGTCTTCGGCATCATCCCCTCGACGACCACGCCGTTTTGCCGGACCTGCGACCGCAGTCGGTTGACGGCGGACGGCATGTGGTACCTCTGCCTCTATGCGAAGGACGGGCTCGACCTGCGGGAGCCGTTGCGGGCCGGCCGTTCCCGCGAAGAATTGAAGACGCTGATCACCTCTGCCTGGCAAGGGCGGACGGATCGGGGAGCAGAAGAACGGAAGGCCCTGGAAACGCTGGGGTTGCGTGAGCAACGACTCATCGAGATCAACCGCCTGCGTGAAGATCCCCACCTGGAAATGCATGCGCGAGGGGGATGA
- a CDS encoding Type I restriction-modification system, restriction subunit R, whose product MPTPEDEARAHIDQALEKAGWRVQDYKNANLHAGRGVVLRNFPLASGYGFADYLLYVDGKAAGIIEAKKEGFPLVGVEVQATKYSQGLPRELPAHRRPLPFLYQSTGVETRFTNGLDPQPRSRSVFSFHRPETLAAFIPQHSEAPKELHGASLAAEALPTLRGRLRTLPPLSTAGLWPAQVTAINNLEKSLAQDRPRALIQMATGSGKTFTAINFIYRLIKFAGAKRVLFLVDRGNLGDQTLKEFQQYVSPYNNFKFTEEFIVQRLMGNTLDTTARVCISTIQRMYSMLKGRELSEEDEETSVSGLERLFKKPEPLDYNPAIPIESFDIIVTDECHRSIYNLWAQVLEYFDAHLIGLTATPNKQTFGFFNQNLVMEYNHEQAVADGVNVNYDVYRIRTAITQAGSTVEAGYSVQLMNRETRTKRWERLDDDFAYDPDQLDRDVVAPDQIRTIVKAFKDRLFTDIFPGRTEVPKTLIFAKDDAHAENIVETLREEFGKGNEFAQKITYRTTGVTPKDLIKSFRNSYHPRIAVTVDMIATGTDIKPVEIVVFMRAVKSRTFFEQMKGRGVRVIKPDDLKAVTPDATTKDHFVIVDTVGVCEQDKTDARPMEKKPSVAFDKLLQAVALGNMEEDVLTSIAGRLARMEHRITKADEQAISKASGGLTLKDLARRIVESLDPDRFPPSPLEGEGKGEGASQKARREAVTPLHDPKLRELLIEIKKKNELTIDHVSQDQVIEAGFSADALARARTIVQSFEQFIAQHKDEITALQVLYSKPYKQRLKFEDIKDLADAIEKPPYLWNESQLWQAYAALEKSKVKGASGKRILTDLVSLVRFATHQDNELVPFPEKVNANFNAWLAQQQSLSPLPPRDRTIPSPLPQGEGKGEGRDRRFTSEQIHWLEMIRDHVAANLVVEPDDFEYAPFAQEGGLGKVHQLFPDGLQTIIEALNMALVA is encoded by the coding sequence ATGCCGACCCCCGAAGATGAAGCCCGCGCACACATCGACCAGGCGCTGGAGAAGGCAGGCTGGAGAGTACAAGACTACAAGAATGCAAATCTTCATGCCGGGAGAGGCGTGGTCCTCAGAAATTTTCCCCTCGCGAGCGGATACGGCTTCGCGGACTATCTCCTCTATGTGGACGGCAAGGCAGCCGGCATCATCGAAGCCAAGAAAGAAGGCTTTCCCCTGGTCGGTGTCGAAGTGCAAGCTACCAAGTATAGCCAGGGCCTGCCGCGAGAACTCCCCGCGCACAGGCGCCCTCTTCCATTTCTCTACCAAAGCACCGGCGTAGAAACGCGGTTCACGAACGGCCTCGATCCCCAGCCGCGCAGCCGTTCTGTATTCAGTTTCCATAGGCCCGAAACACTCGCGGCCTTCATCCCTCAGCACAGCGAAGCACCCAAAGAGTTGCATGGCGCATCTCTCGCAGCAGAAGCGTTGCCGACGCTTCGCGGTCGCTTAAGAACGCTACCCCCTCTCAGCACCGCCGGCCTCTGGCCCGCCCAGGTCACTGCCATCAATAATCTCGAAAAGTCGCTGGCTCAAGATCGTCCTCGTGCCTTGATTCAGATGGCGACCGGCAGCGGCAAGACTTTCACCGCTATCAACTTCATCTATCGGCTCATCAAGTTCGCTGGGGCCAAGCGGGTGCTCTTCCTCGTCGATCGCGGCAACCTCGGCGACCAGACGTTGAAGGAATTTCAGCAGTACGTCTCGCCCTACAACAACTTCAAGTTCACGGAAGAGTTCATCGTCCAGCGGTTGATGGGTAATACCCTCGACACCACTGCGCGGGTCTGCATCAGCACCATCCAGCGCATGTACTCCATGCTGAAAGGGCGGGAACTGTCGGAGGAAGACGAGGAAACTTCCGTCTCCGGCCTCGAACGGCTTTTCAAGAAGCCCGAGCCGCTGGACTACAACCCGGCCATTCCGATTGAATCCTTCGACATCATCGTCACCGACGAATGCCACCGGTCCATATACAATCTCTGGGCGCAGGTGCTGGAATACTTCGATGCCCACCTCATCGGCCTCACCGCCACGCCCAACAAGCAGACCTTCGGCTTCTTCAATCAAAACCTCGTCATGGAATACAACCACGAGCAGGCTGTGGCCGACGGCGTCAACGTCAACTACGACGTGTATCGCATCCGCACCGCCATCACGCAGGCAGGGTCCACGGTAGAGGCCGGGTATAGCGTGCAATTGATGAATCGGGAGACGCGGACAAAACGTTGGGAGAGGCTGGACGACGACTTCGCCTACGATCCCGACCAGCTCGACCGCGACGTGGTCGCTCCGGACCAGATCCGCACCATCGTCAAGGCCTTCAAAGACAGGCTCTTCACCGACATCTTTCCCGGCCGCACCGAGGTGCCCAAGACCCTCATCTTCGCCAAGGACGACGCCCACGCGGAGAACATTGTCGAAACCCTCCGCGAGGAGTTCGGCAAGGGCAACGAATTCGCCCAGAAGATCACCTATCGCACCACCGGGGTGACTCCCAAGGACCTCATCAAGAGCTTTCGCAACAGCTACCATCCTCGCATCGCCGTCACGGTGGACATGATCGCCACCGGCACGGACATCAAGCCGGTCGAGATCGTCGTCTTCATGCGCGCGGTCAAATCCCGCACCTTCTTCGAGCAGATGAAGGGCCGGGGCGTCCGCGTCATCAAGCCGGATGATCTCAAGGCCGTCACGCCCGATGCCACGACCAAAGACCACTTCGTCATTGTCGATACGGTCGGCGTCTGCGAGCAAGACAAGACCGACGCGCGGCCGATGGAGAAAAAACCCAGCGTCGCCTTTGACAAGCTGCTCCAAGCCGTGGCACTGGGGAATATGGAAGAAGACGTGCTCACCAGCATCGCCGGACGGCTGGCCCGCATGGAGCACCGGATCACGAAAGCCGATGAACAGGCCATCAGCAAAGCCAGCGGCGGCCTTACGCTCAAAGACCTGGCCCGCCGCATCGTCGAGTCGCTAGACCCAGACCGTTTCCCACCTTCTCCCCTTGAGGGAGAGGGCAAGGGTGAGGGGGCCTCCCAAAAGGCCCGCCGCGAAGCCGTCACCCCGCTGCACGATCCGAAGTTGCGCGAACTCCTCATCGAGATCAAAAAGAAGAACGAACTGACGATTGACCATGTCAGCCAGGACCAAGTCATCGAAGCAGGCTTCAGCGCCGATGCCTTGGCCCGCGCCCGCACCATCGTGCAGTCCTTCGAGCAATTCATCGCGCAGCACAAAGACGAGATCACCGCCCTGCAAGTCCTCTACAGCAAGCCCTACAAGCAGCGGCTGAAGTTCGAGGACATCAAGGATCTGGCCGACGCCATCGAAAAGCCGCCCTACCTCTGGAACGAATCGCAACTCTGGCAGGCCTATGCCGCGCTGGAGAAGTCGAAGGTCAAAGGCGCAAGCGGCAAACGCATCCTCACCGACCTTGTCTCTCTCGTCCGCTTCGCCACCCATCAGGACAATGAGTTGGTGCCGTTTCCAGAGAAGGTCAACGCGAACTTTAACGCGTGGCTCGCACAGCAGCAATCGTTATCCCCTCTCCCTCCGAGAGATCGCACCATTCCTTCCCCTCTCCCCCAGGGAGAGGGGAAGGGTGAGGGTAGAGACCGCCGCTTCACCTCCGAACAAATTCATTGGCTGGAAATGATCCGAGACCATGTCGCGGCGAATCTTGTCGTTGAACCGGACGACTTCGAGTATGCGCCCTTTGCGCAGGAGGGTGGGTTGGGGAAGGTACATCAGTTGTTTCCAGATGGCCTCCAGACCATAATAGAAGCCTTGAATATGGCCCTGGTGGCCTGA
- a CDS encoding Cyclic pyranopterin monophosphate synthase: protein MAEFTHFNESGRARMVDVGTKASTERLATAQAVVFLQPETLDKIQNGKIAKGDVLAVAQVAGIMGAKKTPDLIPMCHPILLTSVDISFQEESQPDREGRCSITITATAKTTGPTGVEMEAMTAASIAALTIYDMCKAVDRGMSFGDICLLTKSGGKSGTYVRPV from the coding sequence ATGGCAGAATTTACGCATTTCAACGAGTCGGGTCGGGCACGGATGGTCGATGTCGGGACAAAGGCCTCGACCGAACGGCTCGCGACTGCGCAAGCCGTTGTCTTTCTTCAGCCTGAGACCCTCGACAAGATTCAGAACGGCAAGATCGCCAAGGGCGACGTCTTGGCGGTCGCCCAGGTGGCCGGGATCATGGGGGCCAAGAAGACGCCGGATCTGATCCCCATGTGCCATCCCATCCTGCTGACCAGCGTGGATATCTCCTTTCAAGAAGAATCTCAACCGGATCGCGAAGGACGTTGTTCCATCACGATCACGGCGACGGCCAAGACCACCGGCCCGACCGGAGTTGAGATGGAGGCCATGACCGCCGCTTCGATAGCGGCCCTGACCATCTATGACATGTGCAAGGCGGTGGACCGGGGCATGAGCTTCGGCGACATCTGTTTGCTGACGAAGTCTGGCGGGAAGTCCGGCACTTACGTCAGGCCTGTGTGA
- a CDS encoding Molybdopterin synthase sulfur carrier subunit: MVTVQLFGMTKMLAGNQSALSLALPNGRRVKDLVAVIEAAYPKIGELLQKKKVLVSVNQDIAHEDLEVKDGDEIALLPPFAGGNR, from the coding sequence ATGGTAACCGTACAGCTCTTCGGCATGACGAAAATGTTGGCTGGGAACCAGAGTGCCCTGTCCCTGGCGCTTCCGAATGGACGGCGGGTGAAGGATTTGGTCGCAGTGATCGAAGCGGCCTACCCGAAGATCGGCGAATTGCTGCAAAAGAAGAAGGTGCTCGTGTCGGTGAATCAGGATATCGCGCATGAGGACCTGGAAGTAAAGGACGGAGACGAAATTGCCCTACTACCGCCGTTCGCGGGCGGGAATCGTTAG
- a CDS encoding Nucleotidyltransferase domain protein: MTRAALLDHVTNTIVARFHPKRIVVFGSHARGTAGPDSDLDLFVEMDTPRRPPERAIEASEIFALRSWPLDIVVYTPEEVRRLRHVKGTLLSVIEKEGKVLYEQR; encoded by the coding sequence ATGACGCGGGCCGCTTTGCTGGACCATGTGACCAACACGATCGTTGCACGGTTTCATCCAAAACGCATTGTGGTGTTTGGAAGTCATGCCCGAGGCACTGCAGGTCCGGATAGCGACTTGGATCTTTTCGTTGAAATGGACACGCCGCGTCGTCCACCGGAACGCGCGATTGAAGCGAGCGAAATCTTTGCTCTCCGTTCCTGGCCGCTGGATATTGTCGTGTACACACCAGAAGAAGTACGCCGCCTACGCCATGTAAAGGGCACGCTGTTGTCGGTGATCGAGAAGGAGGGCAAGGTGCTGTATGAACAGCGCTAA